Proteins encoded together in one uncultured Sphaerochaeta sp. window:
- the zupT gene encoding zinc transporter ZupT, whose translation MYDVSSSTLLVAFGLTIFAGLGTGVGSLMSFFSKKFNPRFLAAALGFSAGVMIYVAMIEIFVKAREALESAMGPKQGYWMTSIAFFAGIALIAIIDKLIPEYENPHEMKGVPGDLKPVKAGDDARLMRMGFFSALAIAIHNFPEGLATFMAGLSDPSLGISIAVAIAIHNIPEGVAVAAPIYYATKSRKKAFWLSLLSGLAEPVGAVIGYFLLRAWFNDITFGFVFASVAGIMVYISLDELLPTAEEYGEHHIAIAGVIAGMMVMALSLVLLA comes from the coding sequence ATGTATGATGTTTCTAGTTCAACACTTCTGGTTGCCTTTGGATTGACCATTTTTGCAGGATTGGGTACAGGGGTTGGCTCTTTGATGAGCTTCTTCTCCAAAAAATTCAATCCACGTTTCCTCGCCGCTGCTCTTGGATTTTCAGCAGGAGTCATGATCTATGTGGCGATGATTGAAATCTTCGTCAAGGCTCGTGAAGCGCTTGAGTCAGCAATGGGGCCGAAACAAGGGTACTGGATGACCAGTATTGCATTCTTTGCCGGTATTGCCCTTATTGCCATCATTGACAAACTTATTCCTGAATATGAGAACCCACATGAGATGAAAGGCGTTCCTGGTGACTTGAAACCAGTGAAGGCAGGCGATGATGCCCGCCTGATGCGTATGGGGTTCTTCAGCGCGCTTGCCATTGCAATCCATAACTTCCCCGAAGGCTTGGCTACTTTCATGGCAGGGCTTTCCGATCCAAGCTTGGGTATCAGCATTGCTGTAGCTATTGCAATCCATAATATTCCTGAGGGTGTAGCTGTTGCAGCCCCGATCTACTATGCGACCAAGAGCCGGAAGAAAGCCTTCTGGTTGAGCTTGCTCAGCGGCCTCGCTGAACCGGTAGGAGCTGTCATCGGCTACTTCCTCTTGCGTGCTTGGTTCAATGATATCACCTTCGGGTTTGTATTTGCTTCAGTGGCAGGTATCATGGTTTACATCAGCTTGGATGAACTGTTGCCAACTGCCGAGGAGTACGGAGAACACCATATTGCAATTGCCGGGGTTATCGCCGGTATGATGGTTATGGCATTGAGCTTGGTTCTCTTGGCTTAA
- a CDS encoding class I SAM-dependent methyltransferase produces MSKERSTHLFNSIAPTYGLFFRYQKKRYAKNILGMKDTIDLSSYNSIIDVGCGTGAFCSALADLNLEVTGIDPASRMLAIAKKKAGRDNITFQEADVLDGLPFQDNQFDIAIASYVAHGMEREQRKKLYREMSRIAKHLVIIHDYNKNRAPLTSLIEWLEGGDYFHFIKHAETEMRDCLSEMKQCFRQVEVIPIAERANWYICTPNS; encoded by the coding sequence GTGAGCAAAGAACGTAGCACCCATCTCTTCAATTCAATAGCTCCCACCTACGGTCTGTTCTTTCGCTACCAGAAGAAGCGGTATGCGAAGAACATCCTAGGGATGAAAGACACCATTGATCTCTCTTCTTACAACAGCATAATCGATGTTGGCTGTGGTACCGGAGCCTTTTGCAGCGCCCTTGCAGACCTAAATCTTGAGGTAACCGGTATAGATCCAGCATCAAGGATGCTTGCAATCGCAAAAAAGAAAGCCGGCAGGGACAATATTACATTCCAGGAAGCAGATGTATTGGATGGGCTCCCCTTCCAGGACAACCAGTTCGATATTGCCATTGCCAGCTACGTCGCCCATGGAATGGAAAGGGAACAGAGAAAGAAGCTCTACAGAGAGATGAGCCGTATTGCCAAACACCTAGTGATCATCCACGACTACAACAAGAACCGCGCTCCCCTTACCAGCCTTATTGAATGGCTGGAAGGAGGTGACTACTTCCACTTCATCAAGCATGCAGAGACAGAGATGCGTGACTGTCTCTCTGAGATGAAGCAGTGCTTCAGGCAGGTGGAGGTTATCCCGATTGCTGAGCGTGCCAATTGGTATATCTGTACTCCTAACTCATAA
- a CDS encoding UDP-glucose/GDP-mannose dehydrogenase family protein, whose product MRLTIAGTGYVGLVAGVCFAHVGHQVTCVDIDEQKVAMLNKGISPIYETDLEEFLQEGLQKGLLSFTTDYQSAYRDPDVIFIGVGTPELPDGSANLSYVASVARQIAESVERDCLVVVKSTVPVGTNDKVEQFIKDSLVHPVRIEVASNPEFLAQGTAVHDMMHAQRIVIGIEDKHSETILRELYAPFSLPIVAVSRRSAEMTKYASNDFLALKISYMNDLANLCELVGANIEDVALGMSLDQRIGSRFLKAGIGYGGSCFPKDTKALQYLAAQYGYNLRTVTAAVDVNNEQRYKLYRKAANRMITFSGIKVAVLGLAFKSGTDDLRESPAVYNIPLLLEQGAEITAFDPVAEENCKRQYQFPMEYAQTVEDALNGAQVCFIFTDWQEIRDVGPSAFKSLMRTALVYDGRNLFDSRAMLEAGVEYYSIGR is encoded by the coding sequence ATGCGTCTGACGATTGCGGGGACTGGATATGTAGGGTTGGTCGCAGGAGTCTGTTTTGCCCATGTAGGGCATCAGGTAACCTGTGTTGATATCGACGAACAGAAAGTTGCGATGCTGAACAAGGGCATCAGTCCCATCTATGAGACCGATTTGGAGGAATTTCTCCAGGAAGGACTCCAAAAGGGGCTTCTCTCTTTTACCACTGACTACCAGAGTGCCTATCGTGATCCTGATGTCATCTTTATTGGGGTAGGGACCCCGGAGCTTCCAGATGGGTCGGCAAACCTCAGCTATGTGGCATCAGTTGCACGGCAGATTGCCGAGAGCGTTGAGCGTGACTGCCTGGTTGTGGTCAAATCGACAGTTCCTGTCGGTACCAACGACAAGGTCGAGCAGTTCATCAAGGACTCCTTGGTTCATCCCGTTCGTATTGAGGTTGCTTCCAATCCAGAATTCCTTGCACAGGGGACGGCAGTACATGACATGATGCATGCCCAGCGTATTGTGATTGGGATCGAGGACAAGCACTCTGAGACAATACTCAGAGAACTGTACGCTCCCTTCAGTCTCCCTATTGTGGCAGTGAGTCGTAGAAGTGCAGAGATGACCAAGTATGCCTCCAATGACTTTTTGGCGCTCAAGATCTCCTACATGAATGACCTGGCAAACCTCTGTGAACTTGTTGGTGCAAATATAGAGGATGTAGCCCTTGGCATGAGCTTGGATCAACGTATTGGATCCCGCTTTCTGAAGGCTGGTATTGGGTATGGAGGAAGCTGCTTCCCCAAGGATACCAAGGCACTGCAATACCTTGCCGCCCAGTATGGCTACAACCTGAGAACGGTAACCGCTGCCGTAGATGTCAACAATGAACAGCGCTACAAACTGTACAGAAAGGCTGCCAATCGCATGATCACCTTTAGCGGTATCAAGGTCGCGGTATTGGGTTTGGCCTTCAAGTCAGGTACCGATGACCTACGTGAATCTCCAGCGGTCTACAATATTCCGCTCCTCCTTGAGCAAGGAGCAGAGATTACTGCATTCGATCCAGTGGCAGAAGAGAACTGTAAGCGTCAGTATCAATTTCCGATGGAGTATGCACAGACTGTTGAGGATGCCCTAAACGGTGCACAAGTATGCTTTATCTTCACCGATTGGCAGGAGATCAGGGATGTGGGACCTTCAGCGTTCAAGTCCTTGATGAGGACTGCACTGGTATATGACGGAAGAAACCTCTTTGACAGCAGGGCAATGCTGGAAGCCGGGGTGGAGTACTACAGTATCGGAAGATAA
- a CDS encoding nitrilase family protein, with product METYKTATVQFQHTPGNKEDNLEIITAYVDEARKDGVKLIVFPEMCITGYWHVRNLSKEDIQLLAEPVPKGPSTQKLVQLATKYKMTIGAGLIESAENGSLYNTYVVALSDGSVHKHRKLHTFISAHMESGNSYTVFDTPEGVRLGVLICYDNNIIENARMTSLLGAEVLLAPHQSGGCNSASPKGMKTIDPQLWEERETRADELLAEFQGPKGRGWLMRWLPSRAHDNGMFLLFSNGVGRDDDEVRTGNAMILDPYGEVLAESKAIGNDMVIAELDLSLIPTSNGKRWMKARRPELYSLIAQRTGEEEETRKVRFRYE from the coding sequence ATGGAAACGTACAAAACAGCGACAGTTCAGTTCCAGCATACACCTGGGAATAAAGAGGATAATCTTGAAATCATTACTGCTTATGTTGATGAAGCCAGGAAAGATGGTGTGAAGCTCATCGTATTCCCAGAGATGTGCATCACCGGTTACTGGCATGTAAGGAACCTCAGTAAAGAGGATATCCAGTTACTCGCAGAGCCAGTTCCTAAAGGTCCTTCCACCCAGAAGCTTGTACAACTGGCGACCAAATACAAGATGACCATCGGTGCAGGACTCATTGAATCGGCAGAGAATGGATCTCTGTACAATACCTATGTAGTAGCTCTCAGTGATGGCTCAGTCCACAAGCATAGAAAACTGCATACATTCATCAGCGCCCATATGGAAAGTGGTAACTCCTACACCGTGTTCGATACCCCAGAGGGGGTACGGCTCGGGGTACTCATCTGCTACGACAACAACATCATCGAGAATGCTCGTATGACTTCCCTCCTAGGGGCAGAAGTTTTGCTTGCTCCACACCAGAGCGGGGGATGCAACTCCGCCAGCCCGAAGGGGATGAAGACAATTGACCCACAGCTCTGGGAAGAGCGGGAGACCAGAGCTGATGAGCTCTTGGCAGAATTCCAAGGTCCAAAGGGGCGAGGTTGGCTGATGCGCTGGCTCCCCTCCCGTGCTCATGACAATGGCATGTTCCTGCTTTTCAGCAACGGTGTGGGAAGGGACGATGATGAAGTCAGGACCGGAAATGCCATGATCCTCGACCCGTATGGAGAGGTCTTGGCTGAATCGAAAGCAATTGGCAATGACATGGTAATCGCAGAACTCGACCTTTCTCTCATACCTACCAGTAATGGCAAGAGATGGATGAAGGCAAGAAGACCTGAGCTCTACTCCCTCATTGCCCAAAGGACAGGAGAAGAGGAAGAGACGAGAAAGGTTCGCTTCAGGTACGAGTAG